One Cucumis sativus cultivar 9930 chromosome 1, Cucumber_9930_V3, whole genome shotgun sequence DNA segment encodes these proteins:
- the LOC101209295 gene encoding acyl-lipid omega-3 desaturase (cytochrome b5), endoplasmic reticulum, protein MAIPLLANANATAAAPAPFDPSAPPPFRISEIRAAIPPHCWVKSPWRSLLYVLRDLAIVSALVAAALFFDSWLVWPIYWLAQGTMFWAIFVLGHDCGHGSFSNSSALNSFMGLLLHSFILVPYHGWRISHRTHHQNHGNVEKDESWVPLTKKTYKQLEKRTRILRFTLPFPILAYPFYLMWRSPGKEGSHFNPYSDLFAPGERRDIVISTSCWTLMAALLVYLSFVFGPFQIFKLYGVPYWIFVMWLDVVTYLHHHGYEQKLPWYRGEEWTYLRGGLTTVDRDYGLFNNIHHDIGTHVIHHLFPQIPHYHLVEATKAAKGVLGKYYREPKKSGPIPTHLVKNLVNSLKQDHYVSDQGNIVFYQTDPYLYHY, encoded by the exons ATGGCCATTCCTCTGCTGGCCAACGCTAACGCCACTGCCGCCGCTCCGGCCCCTTTCGACCCCTCCGCCCCTCCTCCTTTCCGTATATCCGAGATCCGTGCCGCCATTCCTCCCCATTGCTGGGTCAAGAGCCCTTGGCGCTCTCTTCTTTACGTTCTTCGAGACTTAGCCATCGTCTCCGCATTGGTCGCCGCCGCGCTCTTCTTCGACTCCTGGCTCGTTTGGCCCATCTATTGGCTCGCTCAGGGCACCATGTTTTGGGCCATTTTCGTCCTCGGTCATGACTG tGGCCATGGAAGCTTCTCCAACAGTTCTGCGCTTAATTCCTTCAtgggtcttcttcttcattccttCATTTTGGTTCCTTATCATGGATG GAGAATAAGCCACAGAACTCATCATCAAAACCATGGAAATGTGGAGAAAGACGAATCCTGGGTTCCA TTGACAAAGAAGACTTACAAACAACTAGAGAAAAGAACAAGAATCCTCAGATTCACTTTACCTTTCCCCATTCTCGCATACCCATTTTACCTC aTGTGGAGAAGCCCAGGGAAAGAAGGATCTCATTTCAATCCATACAGTGATTTATTTGCTCCAGGTGAAAGAAGAGACATTGTGATTTCAACCTCATGTTGGACATTAATGGCGGctcttttagtttatttatccTTCGTTTTTGGTCCATTCCAAATCTTCAAACTCTACGGCGTTCCTTACTGG atattTGTCATGTGGCTGGACGTTGTGACTTATTTGCACCACCATGGGTATGAACAGAAGCTGCCATGGTACAGAGGAGag GAATGGACTTACCTACGTGGTGGACTGACAACCGTTGATCGAGATTATGGATTGTTCAATAACATCCATCATGATATTGGAACTCATGTCATCCACCATTTATTTCCTCAAATCCCTCACTATCATCTTGTTGAAGCG ACAAAGGCAGCAAAGGGAGTATTGGGGAAGTATTATAGAGAGCCGAAGAAATCAGGGCCAATTCCAACTCATTTGGTGAAGAATTTGGTGAATAGCCTTAAACAAGACCACTATGTGAGTGACCAGGGCAATATTGTCTTTTACCAGACAGATCCTTATCTTTACCACtactaa
- the LOC101203778 gene encoding putative serine/threonine-protein kinase-like protein CCR3, translated as MTSELVILVVVLISLQLHWGVDALGSASTVAVAYGTSTVCGISAGKKSQRIQCHRGDQVISILPQVSFEAISGGQSFFCGLRTGGFSLHCWETDAGFSNHSFQPKRIYYSTNFPLTDLAVGDAQVCAREISSGKAICWRGSNRVGSLFPSPDPALDFLTITSGSGFSCGILKNKTVRCWGNNGIGSKIQSQLGNLLMASLVAGESHVCGLTALDGVLVCKGNNNAGQLEVPSNSAHEYSDLALGTSFTCAIRQNNGVVSCWGEGANELNIEKNINVSVSFELITAGSDMLCGLKTNNLTIMCWSKANNNSPVVLPLGMIIPGPCVQDSCSHCGIYPNSAFLCDGSGNICKSCQRELPFAVPLPKSPNSSSNPGSSSPTKSINRLTMAFLIVGAIGALAGTCTILFCISNCLTSRSSCNTANNQEQNINQLSLIENSSARAFSLMELAVATNNFSSENKIGAGSFGVVYKGKLTDGTEVAIKRGETKNDEKTEDPQEKQNAFCSELTTVLRLNHKQLVGMVGYCQENDERLLVYEYMPNGSLHDHLHNKDGLLLNTWNIRIKIALDAARGIEYLHNYAVPPIIHRDIKSSNILLDGNFTAKVSDFGLSLMRQPETSTESAVGGTIGYIDPEYYVSKISTAKSDVYGLGVVLLELLTGKKAVFRDSGGGVPMTVAEYAVERIGRGELWNVVDKRVRGGEMKEVDAVEMVAYTAMHCVKLEGEERPNIGDIVENLEKAIALCSDELCDSV; from the coding sequence ATGACATCAGAACTTGTGATTCTTGTTGTTGTCTTGATATCTCTGCAGCTGCATTGGGGTGTAGATGCCCTCGGTTCGGCCTCCACTGTCGCTGTCGCATATGGCACCTCCACCGTCTGCGGTATTTCTGCAGGTAAGAAAAGCCAGAGAATTCAATGCCATAGAGGAGATCAAGTGATCTCCATTCTACCCCAGGTCTCCTTTGAAGCAATCTCTGGAGGGCAGAGCTTCTTCTGTGGTCTTCGAACTGGCGGGTTCAGTCTTCATTGTTGGGAGACTGATGCTGGATTTTCGAATCATAGTTTTCAACCTAAACGTATTTACTACAGCACCAACTTCCCATTGACTGATCTGGCTGTTGGTGATGCTCAAGTTTGTGCAAGAGAGATTAGTTCCGGTAAAGCTATATGCTGGAGGGGATCAAACAGAGTAGGGTCTTTATTTCCTTCGCCTGATCCAGCATTGGACTTTCTAACAATCACATCAGGAAGTGGGTTTTCATGTGGGATTCTGAAGAACAAAACCGTAAGGTGCTGGGGGAACAATGGAATTGGATCAAAGATTCAATCTCAGCTTGGGAATCTGCTAATGGCAAGCTTAGTCGCTGGAGAGTCTCACGTCTGCGGATTGACCGCATTGGATGGTGTTTTAGTATGCAAAGGAAACAACAACGCTGGCCAATTGGAGGTTCCTTCCAATTCAGCTCATGAGTACTCAGACCTTGCATTGGGGACGAGTTTCACTTGTGCAATAAGGCAAAATAATGGAGTGGTTTCATGTTGGGGTGAAGGAGCAAATGAACTcaacattgaaaaaaacatcaatgtAAGTGTTTCATTTGAGCTAATCACAGCAGGATCTGACATGTTATGTGggttgaaaacaaataatttgacAATAATGTGTTGGTCCAAAGCCAACAACAACTCACCTGTTGTTCTTCCATTGGGAATGATAATCCCTGGCCCTTGTGTTCAAGATTCTTGCAGCCACTGTGGCATCTATCCAAATTCAGCATTCCTCTGTGATGGGTCTGGAAATATTTGCAAATCTTGCCAGAGAGAGCTCCCATTTGCAGTGCCATTGCCAAAGAGTCCAAATTCTTCATCAAACCCAGGTTCCTCTTCACCTACAAAATCCATAAACAGGCTCACCATGGCATTTCTCATAGTTGGAGCAATTGGGGCTTTAGCAGGAACCTGCACCATTTTGTTCTGCATATCGAATTGCTTAACTTCTCGTTCTTCTTGCAACACAGCAAATAATCAAGAACAGAACATAAATCAACTATCCCTAATAGAAAATTCCTCCGCACGGGCATTTTCTCTAATGGAGCTTGCTGTTGCAACAAACAACTTCTCCTCTGAAAACAAGATAGGAGCAGGAAGCTTTGGAGTGGTTTACAAAGGGAAGCTCACAGATGGAACAGAAGTAGCTATCAAAAGAGGAGAAACCAAAAATGACGAGAAAACAGAAGACCCACAAGAGAAACAAAACGCATTTTGTTCAGAACTAACAACAGTATTGCGGCTAAATCACAAACAGTTGGTGGGCATGGTGGGTTATTGCCAAGAAAACGACGAGCGCCTCCTAGTTTACGAATACATGCCAAACGGTTCTCTCCATGACCATTTACACAACAAAGATGGGTTATTATTAAATACATGGAACATAAGGATAAAAATCGCATTAGATGCAGCCAGAGGAATCGAGTACCTTCACAATTACGCAGTCCCACCGATAATCCACCGAGACATCAAATCCTCCAACATACTACTAGACGGAAATTTCACAGCCAAAGTGTCCGATTTCGGATTGTCGTTAATGCGACAACCGGAAACTTCAACGGAGAGCGCGGTTGGGGGTACAATAGGGTACATTGATCCGGAGTACTACGTATCGAAGATTTCAACGGCGAAAAGCGACGTGTACGGATTAGGGGTTGTACTACTGGAGCTTTTGACGGGGAAGAAGGCAGTGTTTAGAGATAGCGGAGGTGGAGTTCCGATGACGGTGGCAGAATATGCGGTGGAGCGAATTGGGAGAGGGGAGCTATGGAATGTGGTGGATAAGAGGGTAAGGGGAGGAGAGATGAAGGAAGTGGATGCGGTGGAAATGGTGGCGTATACGGCGATGCATTGTGTGAAGTTGGAGGGAGAAGAAAGGCCGAATATTGGGGACATTGTTGAGAATTTGGAGAAAGCTATTGCTCTTTGTAGTGACGAACTCTGTGACAGTGTCTAA
- the LOC101204506 gene encoding protein SMAX1-LIKE 6 encodes MPTPVSAARQCLTEEAARALDDAVSVARRRCHAQTTSLHAVSALLSLPSSALRDACSRARSCAYLPRLQFRALDLSVGVSLDRLPSSKPTDEPPVSNSLMAAIKRSQANQRRHPESFHLHQIHNQQQTPSILKVELKYFILSILDDPIVSRVFGEAGFRSCDIKLAIMHPPLTHHASRFPRSARCPPIFLCNLTDSDLGHRNFPFPFSGGYGNGDDDANTRRIGEILVRKTGRNPLLIGVYAADALRSFTDCLQRCKTESLPAEISGLRVICIEKEISEFVSGNGSKETMRSKFEEIFGMIQQCSGPGIVVNYGELSGFFTEEEEEEEEEEEEEDEEEVHNGMSFVVSQLTDLLKLYNGKVWLIGAVGTYKMHEKFLAKFSAIEKDWDLHLLPITSKPMVDVFGAKSSFMGSFVPFGGFFPSQSNFPSQLSSPNQSFTRCHQCTDKFEQEVAAIWKPGSSTVLGHHSESSLHMSPTEIDAKCKEFDMYKTRDDRSAMSDKVIGLQKKWNDICRLHQRQLFPKLDISHTMHGVSFESPRFALDHERSGEEPSSVTGDRFVIGHPCLSRDLQNNLNTKQTRQISEISDSHTDNFQSNIVSGASPGEAESLRIFSKPVVPKGHLHSDKPLPSSFISVTTDLGLGTLYASAGENKRKIVDLESQKVSIQHLTGSNKTEYSRPSNNNPGQSSGFSDLSAGQVLDIREFKSLWNALNEKVSWQGKATSSIVETILRCRTGGGKRRSSNSRGDIWLTFLGPDMMGKRKISFALAELMFGSRENLISVDFGSQDRDRRHNSLFDCQGLNGYDERFRGQTVVDYVAGELRKKPSSVVLLENVDKADVRAKSCLSQAIATGKFLDSHGRQFTINNTIFLTTLPNKVKKTSNLDSEEQTEFSEDRILAARNCQMQITVQGFTSDVSKCKNTNVRITSAPRGSSNLSIFKKRKLDNEFTELKKASSSSMSFLDLNLPLEEVEDESNEGDCDSDSASEGSEAWVDEFLEQVDEKIMFKPYNFDEAAEKLVKEINLQFRRVFGSEVVLEIDYKIIVQILAAKWLSEKKNAMEEWLELVLHRSFVEAEHKYQMGCGSVIKLVCKEDCVMEDQAAGIFLPAKIKLN; translated from the exons ATGCCGACGCCGGTGAGCGCTGCGAGGCAATGCTTGACGGAGGAGGCGGCCAGAGCTTTAGACGACGCGGTTTCTGTCGCCCGCCGTCGCTGCCACGCTCAAACTACTTCCCTTCACGCTGTCTCTGCTTTACTATCTTTACCTTCATCTGCCCTTCGTGATGCCTGTTCACGCGCCCGCAGCTGCGCGTACCTTCCACGTCTTCAGTTCCGAGCACTCGACTTGTCCGTCGGCGTATCTCTCGATCGTCTCCCTTCCTCTAAACCCACTGACGAACCGCCGGTTTCTAATTCTCTTATGGCTGCCATTAAACGATCTCAAGCTAATCAACGGCGGCACCCGGAAAGCTTCCACCTCCATCAGATTCATAATCAGCAACAAACCCCTTCGATTTTGAAGGTTGAGCTTAAGTATTTCATTTTATCGATTCTTGATGATCCGATTGTGAGTAGGGTTTTTGGGGAAGCTGGGTTTCGAAGCTGCGATATTAAATTAGCGATAATGCATCCTCCTTTGACTCACCATGCCTCTCGATTCCCTCGTTCTGCTCGTTGCCCTCCCATTTTCCTCTGCAATCTTACCGATTCCGACCTGGGTCACCggaatttccctttccctttctctgGTGGGTATGGGAACGGCGACGACGATGCAAATACCAGACGAATCGGTGAAATTCTGGTGAGAAAAACAGGGAGAAATCCATTGTTGATTGGTGTTTATGCTGCTGATGCTCTCCGGAGCTTCACGGATTGTCTTCAGAGATGCAAAACAGAGAGTCTTCCAGCGGAAATTTCTGGATTGAGAGTAATTTGTATAGAGAAGGAGATATCTGAGTTTGTGAGTGGAAATGGGAGTAAAGAGACAATGAGATCGAAGTTTGAGGAAATTTTTGGGATGATTCAGCAATGTTCAGGGCCTGGTATTGTTGTGAATTATGGAGAATTGAGTGGTTTCTTcactgaagaagaagaagaagaagaagaagaagaagaagaagaagatgaagaagaagttcATAATGGAATGAGTTTTGTAGTATCTCAACTCACTGATTTGTTGAAGCTTTACAATGGAAAAGTATGGCTAATTGGAGCTGTTGGAACTTATAAAATGCATGAGAAGTTTCTTGCTAAGTTTTCTGCCATTGAAAAGGATTGggatcttcatcttcttcccaTAACTTCCAAGCCTATGGTTGATGTTTTTGGAGCCAAATCTAG CTTCATGGGATCTTTTGTTCCATTTGGTGGATTTTTTCCTTCGCAATCTAATTTCCCAAGTCAGTTAAGCAGCCCGAATCAATCGTTTACTCGCTGTCATCAATGCACCGATAAATTCGAGCAAGAAGTTGCTGCCATATGGAAGCCAGGATCTAGTACCGTCCTTGGTCATCATTCCGAAAGTTCCTTGCATATGTCACCGACTGAAATTGATGCTAAATGCAAGGAATTTGATATGTATAAG ACTAGAGACGATAGAAGTGCAATGAGTGATAAGGTAATTGGCTTACAAAAGAAGTGGAACGATATCTGTCGTCTTCATCAAAGGCAACTATTCCCTAAACTTGACATTTCTCATACCATGCATGGGGTGTCGTTTGAGTCGCCTCGATTTGCTTTAGATCATGAAAGAAGTGGTGAAGAACCATCATCTGTAACTGGAGATAGGTTTGTAATTGGCCATCCTTGCTTATCTAGAGACTTGCAAAACAATTTAAACACAAAGCAGACCAGGCAGATATCGGAGATTTCCGATTCTCATACTGATAATTTCCAATCGAATATTGTAAGTGGAGCATCTCCAGGTGAAGCCGAGAGTCTTCGAATTTTCTCGAAGCCTGTTGTTCCAAAAGGGCATCTTCACTCCGATAAACCATTACCCTCATCCTTTATCTCTGTCACCACTGATTTGGGATTGGGGACATTGTATGCATCTGCCGGTGAGAACAAGAGAAAAATTGTAGACTTAGAAAGTCAAAAAGTTAGCATTCAACACTTAACTGGCTCGAATAAAACCGAATATAGTAGGCCAAGCAACAATAATCCGGGCCAATCCTCCGGTTTCTCTGATCTGAGTGCTGGACAGGTGCTCGATATAAGAGAATTTAAATCTCTCTGGAATGCACTGAATGAAAAGGTTAGCTGGCAAGGTAAAGCCACAAGTTCTATTGTCGAAACCATTCTTCGTTGTCGAACTGGTGGTGGAAAACGTCGTAGCTCGAATTCCAGGGGAGATATTTGGCTAACGTTCCTTGGACCGGACATGATGGGAAAGCGGAAAATTTCCTTTGCACTTGCTGAGTTGATGTTTGGAAGCAGAGAGAACCTAATCTCAGTTGATTTTGGCTCACAGGACAGGGATCGGCGACACAACTCGCTCTTCGACTGCCAAGGGTTAAATGGTTACGACGAGAGGTTCCGAGGACAAACGGTTGTTGATTATGTTGCTGGGGAGTTGAGGAAGAAGCCATCCTCAGTTGTCCTTTTAGAGAATGTAGACAAGGCCGACGTTCGGGCTAAGAGTTGCTTGTCCCAGGCAATTGCAACCGGTAAGTTTCTAGATTCACATGGGAGACAATTTACCATCAATAATACAATCTTTTTGACGACTTTGCCGAACAAGGTcaagaaaacttcaaatctaGATAGTGAAGAACAGACCGAATTTTCCGAGGATAGAATACTTGCAGCTAGAAATTGTCAAATGCAAATAACAGTACAGGGTTTTACCAGTGATGTAAGTAAATGCAAGAACACGAATGTGAGGATTACGTCTGCCCCTCGAGGAAGCTCAAACCTCTCAATATTCAAAAAGAGGAAACTGGACAACGAATTCACCGAGCTGAAGAAggcatcatcatcatcaatgTCCTTCCTGGACTTAAATCTCCCACtagaagaagttgaagatgaaTCAAACGAGGGTGATTGTGATAGCGACTCGGCATCAGAGGGTTCAGAAGCATGGGTAGATGAATTCCTCGAACAAGTAGACGAAAAGATAATGTTTAAACCGTACAATTTTGATGAAGCAGCAGAAAAACTAGTGAAAGAAATCAACTTGCAGTTCAGAAGGGTGTTTGGAAGTGAGGTAGTACTAGAGATAGACTACAAAATCATAGTCCAAATCCTTGCAGCGAAGTGGCTATCAGAGAAGAAAAATGCCATGGAAGAATGGTTGGAGTTGGTTCTTCATAGAAGCTTTGTAGAAGCAGAACACAAATACCAAATGGGGTGTGGTTCTGTGATAAAACTTGTGTGTAAAGAAGATTGTGTAATGGAAGATCAAGCAGCTGGGATTTTTCTTCCTgctaaaatcaaattgaattga
- the LOC101223236 gene encoding uncharacterized protein LOC101223236 — protein sequence MKLLPSPSFSSSSSFSSSTFDAHVCNPRAAAATPSCLSGILRRILCSGSLPTHPTDHITEETSSVKSDDKVLHAKDLNVIKSTNETKATAGIVARLMGLDSMPEMKQHHNSILRSQSMNSVEHFYKPLDNKHQQFRSTKSFREVPTFLELENEDYFILSFEGERKSKELKPKVRNSREFKQRKEDEDKCKHRGSNKTEQCYVRKTKKKILDPEEAKQFVLIDLKEKKKSRKRVPRNKPTSRISTKDRHGRKSTRKVESECSSDELSPVSVIDNSEFLRDQEESTQLTGDTPSNSPINPRRKLSTEHEIPQNPSRNDDDLIINGGKMAKTKGIDNGIQRERYEEEICMITEMELGESNWKYSKICEEHQNFVAGGIIEGLDSSILEGLIEEFVEHQMYDLIFI from the exons ATGAAGTTGTTgccttctccttctttttcttcctcttcttccttctcctcTTCCACTTTTGATGCTCATGTCTGCAACCCCAGAGCTGCAGCAGCTACACCCAGCTGTCTTTCGGGTATTCTCCGCCGAATTCTCTGCTCCGGTAGTCTCCCAACGCACCCAACCGATCACATCACAGAAGAAACTAGCTCAGTGAAGTCTGATGACAAGGTTCTTCATGCCAAGGATTTGAATgtcatcaaatcaacaaatgaGACAAAGGCAACTGCTGGAATTGTGGCCAGACTCATGGGTTTGGATTCCATGCCAGAAATGAAGCAGCATCATAATTCGATATTGAGAAGCCAATCTATGAACTCTGTGGAGCATTTCTACAAACCCCTAGACAACAAACATCAACAGTTTAGATCAACGAAGTCATTTAGAGAGGTACCGACCTTTCTTGAGCTTGAAAATGAAGACTACTTCATCCTTAGCtttgaaggagaaagaaaaagtaaagaacTCAAACCAAAAGTAAGAAACAGTAGAGAATTCAAGCAAAGAAAGGAAGATGAAGACAAATGTAAACACAGGGGAAGCAACAAAACAGAACAGTGTTATGTGAGaaagacaaagaagaagatactCGATCCAGAAGAAGCCAAACAGTTCGTCTTAATcgatttgaaagaaaagaagaaatcaagaaAGAGAGTCCCAAGAAATAAGCCCACCTCCAGAATTTCAACGAAGGACCGCCATGGAAGAAAATCAACAAGAAAAGTAGAATCAGAGTGTAGCTCCGATGAATTAAGCCCAGTTTCAGTTATCGACAACAGTGAATTCCTACGAGATCAGGAAGAATCAACCCAATTAACAG GAGATACCCCTTCGAATTCCCCCATAAACCCAAGAAGGAAATTATCAACGGAGCACGAAATTCCTCAGAACCCATCTCGAAACGACGATGATTTGATCATCAACGGAGGAAAAATGGCGAAGACGAAAGGAATTGATAATGGGATCCAACGGGAAAGATATGAAGAAGAGATTTGTATGATAACAGAGATGGAATTAGGAGAATCGAATTGGAAGTACAGTAAAATTTGTGAAGaacatcaaaattttgtaGCTGGAGGTATAATTGAAGGTCTTGATTCGTCTATTCTTGAAGGATTGATAGAGGAATTTGTAGAACATCAAATGTATGATTTGATCTTCATCTGA